From Gavia stellata isolate bGavSte3 chromosome 27, bGavSte3.hap2, whole genome shotgun sequence, one genomic window encodes:
- the PLOD1 gene encoding procollagen-lysine,2-oxoglutarate 5-dioxygenase 1, which yields MVPPAVLLPWVVLALLGAEGGCASEQEENLLVLTVATKQTEGFQRFRRSAQFFSYKVQVLGLDEEWQGGDDKKPAGGGQKVRLLKSALKQYADKEDLIILFIESYDVLFASGPTELLKKFKQAKSKVVFSAENYIYPDRKLEAKYPQVRDGKRFLGSGGFIGYAPNLKKLVEEWKGQDDDSDQLFYTNVFLDPEKRESINISLDQRSRIFQNLNGALDEVVLKFENSQVRARNLLYDTLPVVIHGNGPTKLQLNYLGNYIPQIWTFETGCTVCDEGLRSLTGFKDEALPMILIGIFIEQPTPFLSQFFLRLRNLRYPKQRIQLFIHNHEQHHLMQVDSFVKEHGKEYLAIKVIGPDDEVENAEARNLGMDLCRKDPDCDYYFSLDAEIVLKNTETLRILIEQNKLVIAPLVSRHEKLWSNFWGALSPDGYYARSEDYVDIVQRRRVGLWNVPYISSVYMVKAKALRSELDQGDLFHSGKLDADMAFCHNVRNQGVFMYLTNRHQFGHILSLENYQTTHLHNDLWQIFSNPEDWREKYIHENYTAALKGKLVEMPCPDVYWFPIFTDTACDELVEEMEHYGQWSTGDNTDSRIQGGYENVPTIDIHMNQIGFEREWYKFLLDYIAPITEKLYPGYYTKTQFELAFVVRYKPDEQPSLMPHHDASTFTINIALNRVGIDYEGGGCRFLRYNCSIRAPRKGWTLMHPGRLTHYHEGLPTTKGTRYIAVSFLDP from the exons AAAACCTGCTGGTTCTTACTGTTGCCACCAAGCAGACTGAGGGATTCCAACGCTTTAGAAGATCAGCCCAATTCTTCAGTTACAAAGTCCAG gtgctggggctggatgAGGAATGGCAGGGTGGAGATGACAAGAAGCCAGCAGGAGGTGGGCAGAAGGTCCGTCTCTTGAAATCAGCTTTGAAGCAGTATGCGGATAAGGAAGACTTGATCATCCTTTTCATAGAAAG CTATGATGTACTCTTTGCTTCGGGCCCCACAGAACTGCTGAAGAAGTTCAAACAAGCCAAGAGCAAGGTGGTCTTCTCAGCAGAGAACTACATCTATCCTGACAGAAAGTTGGAAGCCAAGTACCCTCAGGTGCGAGATGGAAAGCGCTTCCTGGGTTCTGGAG GCTTCATAGGTTATGCTCCAAACCTGAAAAAGCTTGTGGAGGAGTGGAAAGGGCAGGACGATGACAGTGACCAGCTCTTCTATACGAATGTCTTCTTGGATCCAGAAAAAAGA gaaagtatCAACATCAGTCTAGACCAAAGAAGCCGGATCTTCCAAAACCTAAATGGAGCATTAG ATGAGGTAGTTCTGAAGTTTGAAAACTCACAAGTGAGAGCAAGAAACTTGTTATATGACACTCTGCCTGTGGTGATTCATGGAAATGGACCCACCAAG ctgcagctgaactATCTGGGAAACTACATTCCTCAAATATGGACATTTGAGACTGGCTGCACTGTGTGTGATGAAGGTCTGCGAAGCCTCACAGGGTTTAAG GATGAGGCATTGCCAATGATTCTGATTGGCATTTTCATCGAGCAGCCCacccccttcctctcccagtttTTCTTGCGGCTTCGTAACCTTCGTTATCCAAAGCAACGAATCCAGCTCTTCATTCACAACCAT GAGCAACATCACTTGATGCAGGTGGACTCTTTTGTTAAAGAGCATGGCAAAGAATATCTCGCCATCAAAGTGATTGGACCAGATGATGAGGTGGAGAATGCTGAGGCGCGTAACCTGGGCAT GGATTTGTGCAGAAAGGATCCTGACTGTGACTATTACTTTAGCCTGGATGCTGAGATAGTTCTGAAGAACACAGAGACTCTAAGGATCCTGATTGAACAGAACAA GCTGGTGATTGCCCCACTGGTAAGCCGTCATGAGAAGTTGTGGTCAAATTTCTGGGGAGCGCTGAGCCCTGATGGATACTATGCCCGCTCAGAAGATTATGTGGATATTGTTCAAAGACGGAGGGT CGGGCTTTGGAACGTTCCCTACATCAGCAGCGTTTACATGGTTAAAGCCAAGGCTCTGCGATCGGAGCTTGACCAGGGAGATCTCTTCCACAGTGGCAAGCTGGATGCTGACATGGCTTTCTGCCACAATGTTCGGAATCAG GGAGTCTTTATGTACCTGACAAATCGGCATCAGTTTGGACACATACTGTCCCTGGAGAATTATCAGACAACTCACCTCCACAATGACCTCTGGCAAATATTCAGCAATCCTGAG GACTGGAGGGAAAAGTACATCCATGAAAACTacacagcagctctgaaagGGAAATTGGTAGAAATG ccctgcccagaTGTTTACTGGTTCCCCATATTCACTGACACTGCCTGTGATGAGCTGGTGGAAGAAATGGAACACTATGGCCAGTGGTCCACAGGTGACAACACG GACAGCAGAATACAAGGAGGATATGAGAACGTCCCAACTATTGACATACACATGAACCAAATTGGCTTTGAAAGAGAATGGTATAAGTTTCTTCTGGACTATATTGCACCCATCACAGAGAAACTGTACCCAGGATACTATACCAAG aCTCAGTTTGAGCTAGCCTTTGTAGTTCGCTACAAACCTGACGAGCAGCCCTCCTTAATGCCCCATCATGACGCTTCCACCTTTACCATTAACATTGCTTTGAACCGAGTTGGAATAGACTATGAG GGAGGAGGCTGCCGGTTCCTGCGCTACAATTGCTCCATTCGAGCGCCACGGAAAGGGTGGACCCTTATGCATCCAGGACGCCTGACCCACTATCATGAAGGTCTTCCAACCACCAAAGGAACCCGTTACATTGCAGTGTCCTTTCTTGACCCCTAG